In Vulpes lagopus strain Blue_001 chromosome 1, ASM1834538v1, whole genome shotgun sequence, a genomic segment contains:
- the ZDHHC23 gene encoding palmitoyltransferase ZDHHC23 isoform X2: MTHKGGVKPGKKNKAEEPELEPLCCCEYIDRNGEKNHVAACLCDCQDLDDGCDRWITCKSVQPETCERIMDTVSDRLRIPWLRGAKKVNFSIIPPLVLLPVFLRVASWHFLLGVVVLTSLPVLALWYYYLTHRRKEQTLFFLSLGLFSLGYMYYVFLQEVVPRGRVGPTRLALLTCGLFLILFALCRAKKNPGYLRSPAGSERPGSGGPAERPGPGGQDKARGPLSSRAPREELRGPSGVPAGSPAKVKEDWCAKCQLVRPARAWHCRICGICVRRMDHHCVCCVGESNHQAFILALSVFLLTSVYGITLTLDTICRDRSVFTALFYCPGVYADYSSALAFTCVWYSVIVTAGMAYIFLIQLINISYNVTEREVQQALRQKTGRRLLCGLIVDTGQYNRGFLRNWHQFSTLGAPPFHHPAEDIV, encoded by the exons ATGACACACAAGGGCGGCGTGAAGCcggggaagaaaaacaaagccgaAGAGCCCGAATTGGAGCCCCTGTGCTGCTGCGAGTACATAGATCGGAACGGGGAGAAGAACCACGTGGCTGCTTGTTTGTGTGACTGCCAAGATCTCGATGACGGATGCGACAG ATGGATTACGTGTAAGTCGGTGCAGCCAGAGACCTGCGAGAGAATCATGGACACGGTGTCTGATCGCCTCCGAATTCCTTGGCTGAGGGGGGCCAAGAAGGTTAACTTTAGCATCATTCCCCCGCTCGTCCTCCTGCCCGTCTTCCTCCGCGTGGCCTCCTGGCACTTCCTCCTGGGGGTGGTGGTTTTGACCTCCCTCCCCGTGCTGGCCCTGTGGTACTACTACCTCACTCACCGAAGGAAAGAACAGACTCTGTTTTTCCTGAGCCTCGGACTGTTTTCTCTGGGCTACATGTACTACGTGTTCCTGCAGGAGGTGGTCCCCAGAGGGCGCGTGGGGCCCACTCGCCTGGCTCTTCTTACCTGCGGGTTATTTCTGATACTCTTCGCCTTGTGCAGAGCCAAGAAGAATCCAGGCTACCTCAGGAGCCCGGCAGGCAGCGAGCGGCCCGGGAGCGGCGGCCCCGCTGAGCGCCCGGGTCCCGGCGGCCAGGACAAGGCCCGGGGGCCTCTCAGCAGCCGCGCGCCGAGGGAGGAGCTTCGGGGCCCCTCCGGGGTGCCGGCTGGGAGCCCCGCCAAGGTGAAGGAGGACTGGTGCGCCAAGTGCCAGCTGGTGCGGCCGGCGCGCGCGTGGCACTGCCGGATCTGCGGCATCTGCGTGAGGAGAATGGATCACCACTGTGTCTG CTGTGTTGGAGAATCAAATCACCAAGCATTTATACTTGCCCTTTCGGTCTTCTTGCTCACGTCGGTGTACGGGATCACACTGACCTTGGACACCATCTGTAGAGACCGAAGTGTCTTCACAGCTCTCTTCTATTGTCCTGGAGTTTATGCAGATTACAG CTCGGCTCTGGCCTTCACCTGCGTGTGGTACTCCGTGATCGTCACGGCGGGCATGGCCTACATCTTCCTCATTCAGCTGATTAACATCAGTTACAACGTCACCGAGAGGGAAGTCCAGCAGGCCCTGCGTCAGAAGACGGGGCGCCGGCTCCTCTGCGGGCTCATCGTGGATACAGGCCAGTACAATCGGGGCTTCCTGCGGAACTGGCACCAGTTCTCCACGCTGGGCgccccccccttccaccaccccgcCGAGGACATTGTCTGA
- the LOC121472523 gene encoding tubulin-specific chaperone A-like isoform X1, protein MVNPQMRQVKIKTGMATGLVKEKMMYEKRNKTREKIKKKKKKKAKDCENYPIKKQVEILQESWMILDCQHRLEAAYTDFLQLLKSEKDLQEADEYKETCLVQDLVKLEA, encoded by the coding sequence ATGGTCAATCCTCAAATGAGGCAGGTCAAGATCAAAACTGGCATGGCGACCGGATTggtcaaagaaaaaatgatgtatgaaaaaagaaacaaaacaagagaaaagattaaaaagaagaagaagaagaaagctaaaGATTGTGaaaattatccaattaaaaagCAGGTAGAGATCCTACAAGAGTCGTGGATGATTCTAGATTGCCAGCACAGGTTGGAAGCTGCATATACTGATTTTCTGCAGTTACTAAAGAGTGAAAAAGACTTGCAAGAAGCTGACGAATATAAGGAAACATGTTTAGTACAGGATTTGGTGAAGTTAGAAGCCTAA
- the ZDHHC23 gene encoding palmitoyltransferase ZDHHC23 isoform X1, which produces MTHKGGVKPGKKNKAEEPELEPLCCCEYIDRNGEKNHVAACLCDCQDLDDGCDRWITCKSVQPETCERIMDTVSDRLRIPWLRGAKKVNFSIIPPLVLLPVFLRVASWHFLLGVVVLTSLPVLALWYYYLTHRRKEQTLFFLSLGLFSLGYMYYVFLQEVVPRGRVGPTRLALLTCGLFLILFALCRAKKNPGYLRSPAGSERPGSGGPAERPGPGGQDKARGPLSSRAPREELRGPSGVPAGSPAKVKEDWCAKCQLVRPARAWHCRICGICVRRMDHHCVWINSCVGESNHQAFILALSVFLLTSVYGITLTLDTICRDRSVFTALFYCPGVYADYSSALAFTCVWYSVIVTAGMAYIFLIQLINISYNVTEREVQQALRQKTGRRLLCGLIVDTGQYNRGFLRNWHQFSTLGAPPFHHPAEDIV; this is translated from the exons ATGACACACAAGGGCGGCGTGAAGCcggggaagaaaaacaaagccgaAGAGCCCGAATTGGAGCCCCTGTGCTGCTGCGAGTACATAGATCGGAACGGGGAGAAGAACCACGTGGCTGCTTGTTTGTGTGACTGCCAAGATCTCGATGACGGATGCGACAG ATGGATTACGTGTAAGTCGGTGCAGCCAGAGACCTGCGAGAGAATCATGGACACGGTGTCTGATCGCCTCCGAATTCCTTGGCTGAGGGGGGCCAAGAAGGTTAACTTTAGCATCATTCCCCCGCTCGTCCTCCTGCCCGTCTTCCTCCGCGTGGCCTCCTGGCACTTCCTCCTGGGGGTGGTGGTTTTGACCTCCCTCCCCGTGCTGGCCCTGTGGTACTACTACCTCACTCACCGAAGGAAAGAACAGACTCTGTTTTTCCTGAGCCTCGGACTGTTTTCTCTGGGCTACATGTACTACGTGTTCCTGCAGGAGGTGGTCCCCAGAGGGCGCGTGGGGCCCACTCGCCTGGCTCTTCTTACCTGCGGGTTATTTCTGATACTCTTCGCCTTGTGCAGAGCCAAGAAGAATCCAGGCTACCTCAGGAGCCCGGCAGGCAGCGAGCGGCCCGGGAGCGGCGGCCCCGCTGAGCGCCCGGGTCCCGGCGGCCAGGACAAGGCCCGGGGGCCTCTCAGCAGCCGCGCGCCGAGGGAGGAGCTTCGGGGCCCCTCCGGGGTGCCGGCTGGGAGCCCCGCCAAGGTGAAGGAGGACTGGTGCGCCAAGTGCCAGCTGGTGCGGCCGGCGCGCGCGTGGCACTGCCGGATCTGCGGCATCTGCGTGAGGAGAATGGATCACCACTGTGTCTG GATAAATAGCTGTGTTGGAGAATCAAATCACCAAGCATTTATACTTGCCCTTTCGGTCTTCTTGCTCACGTCGGTGTACGGGATCACACTGACCTTGGACACCATCTGTAGAGACCGAAGTGTCTTCACAGCTCTCTTCTATTGTCCTGGAGTTTATGCAGATTACAG CTCGGCTCTGGCCTTCACCTGCGTGTGGTACTCCGTGATCGTCACGGCGGGCATGGCCTACATCTTCCTCATTCAGCTGATTAACATCAGTTACAACGTCACCGAGAGGGAAGTCCAGCAGGCCCTGCGTCAGAAGACGGGGCGCCGGCTCCTCTGCGGGCTCATCGTGGATACAGGCCAGTACAATCGGGGCTTCCTGCGGAACTGGCACCAGTTCTCCACGCTGGGCgccccccccttccaccaccccgcCGAGGACATTGTCTGA
- the LOC121472523 gene encoding tubulin-specific chaperone A-like isoform X2 encodes MVNPQMRQVKIKTGMATGLVKEKMMYEKRNKTREKIKKKKKKKAKDCENYPIKKQVEILQESEKDLQEADEYKETCLVQDLVKLEA; translated from the exons ATGGTCAATCCTCAAATGAGGCAGGTCAAGATCAAAACTGGCATGGCGACCGGATTggtcaaagaaaaaatgatgtatgaaaaaagaaacaaaacaagagaaaagattaaaaagaagaagaagaagaaagctaaaGATTGTGaaaattatccaattaaaaagCAGGTAGAGATCCTACAAGAGTC TGAAAAAGACTTGCAAGAAGCTGACGAATATAAGGAAACATGTTTAGTACAGGATTTGGTGAAGTTAGAAGCCTAA